The following proteins come from a genomic window of Hoplias malabaricus isolate fHopMal1 chromosome 15, fHopMal1.hap1, whole genome shotgun sequence:
- the rad50 gene encoding DNA repair protein RAD50 — MSKIEKMSILGVRSFGVEDKDKQVITFFSPLTVLVGPNGAGKTTIIECLKYVTSGDFPPGSKGNTFVHDPKDAHETDVRAQIRLQFRDVNGDPVAVQRSMQSTQKGKKAPEFKTLEGVITRIKHGEKVSLSSKCAEIDREMISALGVSKAVLNHVIFCHQEESNWPLSEGKALKQKFDEIFSATRYIKVLETLRQLRLKQSNTVKTCQMELKYLKQNKEKAQEIKDQLSTKETQLAASKESVLKIENQIDPMENRLNDIDDNLGKVMKLDNDIKALDSRKNQMEDDNRELEEKMEQVFQGTDEQLQEMYQNHKRTVKEKENRLTECQRDLEKAGRECQRMNRLKSDLLIEQGRLQMEADRQASHIKNRDAQVKSLAFYLEMEGYEQAPFNDRQLQSFHRQVKERLDHEIEALNKTVVDMQENETQKQQSIDDIRDKKTGLERTVELKKDIQAKKQQELKNIKSDLQKLEGSSTRLQELETELNKAERALDNAVQSSTVDSLKAEVQELQKEKAELDQAQRRLDQEMEALNMHTTARTKMDMLKKDKTDKEEQVRKIKSRHNEDLVSLLGHFPSKRELEDWIHSKSREINSIREKLGKLNKDLASKEQNKSHFTAEIRRKEQQLTSYEEKLFNVCGSQDFESDLSKLQDDLEKCSKQRAMLAGATAVYTQFISQLTEEGEPCCPVCQRIFPSEAELQDVINDMQSKLRLVPDKLKNTEQDLKRKERKRDDMMALKPVRQSLAELQEKELPEMRNKLQSVNREIEKLKGDIEAQETLLSMLMSEEDTAKACLQDISLMDRYQLDLKDIERKIAQHAAKLQGVDLNRTMQHVSQEKQETQHRLDMTCSKMELKRKLIQDQQEQIQTLKSSVNEILAEKLQISSNMQKQQQLQEQCVELTTEIQALHREIKEAKEQVSPLAATLEKLQHEKQELIEKRRQKQLEGQEKINSIKDRIKSLANLEREIARYVEEGKDEYKEQKETELQETNSKLLEAEKKQEKINKDIANIQKDIDTQKVQERCLQDNLTLRKRVEELKEVSKKREVLLKEMGNMNVMELRKERRELERKVEDLKKNRSVALGRQKGFEEEILRFRKELREDQFCQAEEKFRDKMIVMRTTELANKDLDIYYKALDQTIMKFHSLKMEEINKIIRDLWRSTYRGQDIEYVEIRSDVDENATAGMKRRTYNYRVVMIKGDTALDMRGRCSAGQKVLASLIIRLALAETFCLNCGILALDEPTTNLDRENIESLAHALVEIIKSRSRQRNFQLLVITHDEDFVELLGRSNYVEHFYRIKKNQDQCSEILKCNITSLNTYLR, encoded by the exons ATGTCCAAAATAGAGAAGATGAGCATCCTCGGCGTGAGGAGTTTTGGTGTAGAGGACAAGGACAAGCAAGTGATTACTTTCTTCAGTCCTCTGACAGTGCTGGTGGGACCCAATGGAGCTGGAAAAACG ACGATCATCGAATGCCTTAAGTATGTGACTTCTGGAGATTTTCCACCTGGAAGCAAAGGAAATACATTTGTTCATGATCCAAAG GATGCCCATGAAACGGATGTACGTGCCCAGATTCGCCTGCAGTTCCGAGATGTAAATGGGGACCCTGTAGCTGTTCAGAGATCTATGCAAAGCACACAAAAGGGCAAAAAAGCCCCAGAGTTCAAAACCCTTGAAGGAGTCATCACCAGAATTAA GCATGGAGAGAAGGTGAGCCTCAGCTCTAAATGTGCAGAGATAGACCGTGAGATGATCTCGGCTCTGGGCGTTTCTAAAGCTGTCCTCAACCATGTCATCTTCTGCCACCAAGAAGAGTCTAACTGGCCACTCAGTGAAGGAAAAGCGCTCAAACAGAAGTTTGATGAAATTTTCTCAGCAACAAg GTACATCAAGGTGCTGGAAACCCTACGGCAGTTGAGGCTGAAGCAGTCCAACACAGTCAAGACCTGTCAGATGGAGCTAAAATATCTGAAGCAGAACAAGGAGAAGGCTCAGGAGATCAAGGATCAACTGTCCACTAAAGAAACCCAGCTGGCAGCTTCTAAGGAGAGTGTACTGAAGATTGAAAATCAGATTGACCCAATGGAG AATCGTCTCAATGACATTGACGATAACCTTGGCAAAGTCATGAAACTGGATAATGACATTAAGGCTCTGGACAGCAGAAAGAACCAGATGGAGGATGACAATCGAGAATTAGAAGAGAAGATGGAAcag GTGTTCCAAGGAACAGATGAGCAACTGCAGGAGATGTACCAGAACCACAAGCGcacagtgaaagagaaagagaacagactCACAGAGTGTCAGCGGGACCTGGAGAAGGCGGGTCGCGAGTGTCAAAGAATGAACCGCCTTAAGTCAGACCTGCTTATCGAACAGG GACGTCTCCAGATGGAAGCAGATAGGCAAGCATCGCATATAAAGAACAGGGATGCTCAAGTGAAGTCTCTTGCATTTTATCTGGAAATGGAAGGCTATGAGCAGGCTCCTTTTAATGATAGACAGCTCCAAAGCTTCCATAGACAGGTCAAAGAGAGACTGGATCATGAGATTGAGGCCCTTAACAAGACTGTG GTTGACATGCAAGAGAACGAGACCCAGAAACAGCAGAGCATTGATGACATTCGCGATAAGAAGACCGGCCTGGAGAGGACCGTGGAGCTGAAAAAGGACATACAGGCCAAGAAGCAGCAGGAGCTCAAGAACATCAAGTCAGACTTGCAGAAGCTCGAAGGCTCCTCCACCAGACTGCAGGAGCTGGAGACCGAGCTCAATAAAGCG GAGCGAGCGCTGGATAATGCAGTACAGAGCTCTACGGTGGACAGTCTGAAGGCAGAAGTGCAGGAACTGCAAAAAGAGAAGGCAGAACTGGACCAGGCCCAGCGCCGACTGGATCAGGAGATGGAGGCTCTCAACATGCACACCACAGCACGCACAAAGATGGACATGCTAAAGAAGGATAAG ACAGATAAAGAAGAACAAGTGAGGAAGATTAAGTCCAGACACAATGAAGACTTGGTGTCTCTGCTGGGCCACTTCCCTAGCAAGAGAGAGCTGGAGGACTGGATCCATAGCAAATCCAGAGAGATCAACTCTATCAGAGAGAAGCTGGGCAAGCTCAA CAAAGACCTGGCCTCCAAAGAACAAAATAAGAGTCACTTTACAGCTGAGATTCGCAGGAAAGAGCAGCAGCTGACCAGCTATGAGGAGAAGCTCTTCAATGTGTGCGGCAGTCAGGACTTCGAGTCAGACCTGAGCAAACTGCAGGACGACCTGGAGAAGTGCTCCAAGCAGAGAG CCATGCTGGCTGGTGCTACAGCTGTGTACACTCAGTTCATCAGCCAGCTGACTGAGGAGGGTGAGCCCTGCTGCCCAGTTTGCCAGCGCATATTCCCCTCTGAGGCTGAGCTGCAAGATGTCATCAATGATATGCAGTCCAAGCTGCGCCTGGTTCCAGACAAGCTGAAGAACACCGAGCAGGACCTAAAGAGGAAGGAGCGCAAGCGAGATGACATGATGGCTCTCAAACCTGTCAG GCAGTCTTTAGCGGAGCTGCAGGAGAAGGAGCTGCCGGAGATGAGGAATAAGCTCCAGAGTGTGAACCGTGAGATAGAGAAATTGAAGGGCGACATAGAGGCGCAAGAGACCCTTCTGTCCATGTTGATGTCTGAGGAGGACACTGCCAAGGCCTGCTTGCAGGACATTTCCCTCATGGACCGCTACCAG CTGGACCTGAAGGACATAGAGAGGAAGATTGCTCAGCATGCAGCCAAACTTCAGGGTGTGGATCTGAACAGGACCATGCAGCATGTCAGCCAGGAAAAACAGGAGACCCAGCATCGTCTGGACATGA CCTGCAGTAAGATGGAGCTTAAGCGCAAACTCATCCAAGACCAGCAGGAGCAGATCCAGACCTTGAAAAGCAGTGTAAATGAGATCCTGGCCGAGAAGCTCCAGATCTCCAGTAACATgcagaagcagcagcagctgcaagagcagtgtgtggagttaaCCACTGAGATTCAAGCCCTCCACAGAGAAATAAAG GAAGCAAAAGAGCAAGTGTCTCCGCTGGCGGCCACTTTGGAGAAGCTCCAGCATGAAAAGCAGGAATTAATTGAGAAAAGAAGGCAGAAACAATTGGAAGGCCAAGAGAAG ATTAACAGTATCAAGGACAGGATTAAAAGCTTGGCCAATCTTGAAAGAGAAATTGCCAGGTATGTCGAAGAAGGCAAAGATGAGTATAAAGAG CAAAAAGAAACGGAACTCCAAGAGACAAATTCTAAGCTGCTTGAAGCTGAGAAAAAACAGGAGAAGATCAACAAAGACATTGCAAATATCCAAAAAGATATAGACACACAGAAG GTCCAAGAGCGTTGCCTTCAGGACAACTTGACACTAAGAAAACGTGTGGAGGAACTGAAGGAGGTGTCCAAGAAAAGGGAGGTTCTACTCAAAGAGATGGGCAACATGAACGTCATGGAATTACGCAA AGAGCGCCGGGAGTTGGAGCGGAAAGTGGAAGATTTGAAAAAGAACCGCAGTGTTGCTTTAGGTCGACAGAAGGGCTTCGAGGAGGAGATCCTGCGGTTCCGCAAGGAACTTCGTGAAGACCAGTTCTGCCAGGCAGAGGAAAAATTCAGGGACAAGATGATAGTCATGAGAACCACTGAGCTGGCCAACAAAGATTTGGACATCTACTACAAGGCATTGGACCA aACAATCATGAAGTTTCATAGTCTGAAGATGGAAGAGATCAACAAAATCATTCGAGACCTGTGGAGAAGCACATATCGTGGACAAG ACATCGAGTACGTGGAGATCCGATCTGATGTGGACGAGAATGCCACTGCTGGCATGAAGAGAAGGACCTACAACTACAGAGTGGTGATGATCAAAGGGGACACAGCTTTGGACATGCGGGGACGTTGCAGTGCTGGGCAAAAG GTGCTGGCTTCCCTCATCATCCGGTTGGCACTGGCTGAGACATTCTGTCTGAACTGTGGGATTTTGGCCCTGGATGAACCCACCACAAATCTGGACAGAGAAAACATTGAATCCCTGGCCCACGCCTTGGTTGA GATCATCAAGAGTCGTTCTCGGCAGCGCAACTTCCAGCTACTCGTCATCACCCACGATGAGGACTTTGTGGAGCTCCTGGGTCGCTCCAACTATGTGGAACACTTCTACAGGATCAAGAAGAACCAGGACCAGTGCTCTGAGATCTTGAAGTGCAATATAACCAGTTTAAATACCTACCTTCGCTGA